One window of Mixophyes fleayi isolate aMixFle1 chromosome 3, aMixFle1.hap1, whole genome shotgun sequence genomic DNA carries:
- the RPS12 gene encoding small ribosomal subunit protein eS12 — protein MAEEGISAGGVMDINTALQEVLKTALIHDGLARGIREAAKALDKRQAHLCVLASNCDEPMYVKLVEALCAEHQINLIKVDDSKKLGEWVGLCKIDREGKPRKVVGCSCVVVKDYGKESQAKDVIEEYFKCKK, from the exons ATGGCCGAGGAAGG CATTTCTGCTGGAGGTGTAATGGATATAAACACAGCTCTTCAAGAAGTGCTCAAGACCGCACTTATACATGATGGCCTAGCCCGTGGAATCCGTGAGGCTGCCAAGGCTCTTGACAA GCGTCAAGCCCATCTGTGTGTCCTGGCTTCCAACTGTGATGAACCAATGTATGTGAAATTGGTGGAAGCACTTTGTGCTGAGCATCAGATCAATCTGATAAAG GTTGATGACAGCAAGAAGCTTGGCGAGTGGGTTGGTCTCTGTAAGATTGACAGAGAAGGCAAGCCCCGCAAGGTGGTTGGCTGCAGTTGTGTAGTTGTCAAG gactATGGCAAGGAGTCTCAGGCCAAAGATGTTATCGAAGAATATTTCAAGTGCAAGAAATAA